One window of the Chitinophaga niabensis genome contains the following:
- a CDS encoding FecR family protein, which translates to MDQKTFNALLEKFLSEDLSQEEVSRLLDSLQDDAMRQQWEAALSTLLHNKTVHGLSDPARMEAVRQSIMAGKQAKKPSGIRKILPYAAAAALLAFAVTGLIYFLKPATPGGQLLSGTAHERVMPGGNKAVLTLADGSQITLDTTENGAIAHQGNVQVIKLDSGQLAYNAAREKAEGEIRYNTLATPRGGQFRIILPDGSKVWLNAASSLRFPTAFIGKEREVQLTGEAYFEIAQNPGQPFKVAVKGMMVQVLGTDFNIMAYDDEMNIQTTLLQGAVKVNKGTQTVQLKPGQQAALNTAGRMSVSDDVDLEGVVAWKNGYFHFNHASLEAVMRQVGRWYDAEITYEGNVPDREFGGKIARGSDIQDVLKILELSNVHFRIEGKKIVVTP; encoded by the coding sequence ATGGACCAAAAAACATTTAACGCATTACTGGAAAAGTTCCTCAGCGAGGACCTCAGTCAGGAGGAAGTCTCCCGGTTGCTGGATTCCCTGCAGGATGATGCTATGCGGCAGCAATGGGAGGCTGCCCTCAGCACTTTATTGCATAATAAAACGGTTCATGGCCTTTCTGACCCTGCGCGTATGGAAGCTGTCCGTCAATCTATTATGGCAGGCAAGCAGGCAAAGAAACCTTCCGGCATCAGAAAGATACTCCCATATGCAGCAGCGGCAGCACTCCTTGCTTTTGCTGTAACCGGGCTGATCTACTTTTTGAAACCCGCTACTCCGGGGGGGCAGCTTTTGAGTGGAACTGCACATGAGCGGGTAATGCCTGGTGGTAATAAAGCGGTACTCACACTGGCAGATGGTTCGCAAATTACGCTGGACACTACGGAAAATGGTGCCATTGCTCATCAGGGCAATGTGCAGGTGATTAAGCTGGATAGTGGCCAGCTGGCTTACAATGCTGCACGGGAAAAAGCTGAAGGAGAGATACGTTATAATACACTGGCTACTCCAAGAGGAGGGCAGTTCAGGATTATTTTGCCCGATGGGTCCAAAGTATGGCTGAATGCAGCTTCTTCTTTGCGATTTCCTACTGCTTTCATCGGTAAGGAAAGAGAAGTACAGTTAACCGGAGAGGCCTATTTTGAAATAGCCCAAAATCCCGGCCAGCCGTTTAAAGTGGCTGTGAAAGGGATGATGGTACAGGTATTAGGTACTGATTTCAATATCATGGCCTATGACGATGAAATGAATATACAAACTACCCTGCTGCAAGGTGCGGTGAAGGTAAATAAAGGCACACAGACAGTTCAGTTGAAACCGGGGCAGCAGGCAGCGTTAAATACAGCAGGCAGGATGTCTGTCAGCGACGATGTGGATTTGGAAGGCGTGGTTGCCTGGAAAAATGGCTATTTCCATTTTAACCATGCATCACTGGAGGCTGTGATGCGTCAGGTAGGGCGTTGGTATGATGCTGAGATCACGTATGAGGGGAATGTACCTGACAGGGAGTTCGGCGGCAAAATAGCAAGAGGCAGTGATATTCAGGATGTATTGAAGATACTTGAACTGAGCAATGTGCATTTCAGGATCGAAGGGAAAAAGATAGTTGTAACACCATAG
- a CDS encoding alpha-1,2-fucosyltransferase has protein sequence MPRLIVSMIIVKLMGGLGNQMFQYALGKALSLHHETTLKLDLSWLLDHSAKRETGFVHRNFDLDIFRIHVPVAAPEEVKRIRNEWLPVKRADLLVKKILSIPQTNIREPYFHYTPAVFNAGPDAYLDGFWQSEKYFRQYAAVIRKDFDFVHPIGPQAIPLMESIRLSEAVCVNVRRKEYVNNPYHGAMDVDYYMRAEKYIREKVKDPHLYIFSDDITWCEANLHFQSPATFVPLTYAGEKYRDIFRMMITCKHFIIPNSSFGWWAAWLSQNEGKQVVAPLQWFASLGPKDTQDLLPESWVRL, from the coding sequence ATGCCCCGTCTTATTGTAAGTATGATCATTGTAAAACTCATGGGCGGATTAGGCAACCAAATGTTCCAATACGCGCTGGGAAAAGCTTTGAGCCTGCATCACGAAACCACGCTCAAACTGGACCTCAGCTGGCTGCTGGATCATTCTGCCAAACGCGAAACCGGCTTTGTACATCGTAATTTTGACCTGGATATATTCCGTATACACGTTCCCGTTGCAGCACCGGAAGAAGTGAAACGGATCCGCAACGAGTGGCTGCCTGTTAAACGGGCAGACCTGCTGGTAAAAAAAATACTCAGCATCCCGCAAACCAATATCCGGGAACCTTATTTTCATTATACGCCGGCCGTATTTAATGCAGGCCCTGATGCTTACCTGGATGGGTTCTGGCAATCGGAAAAATATTTCAGGCAATACGCAGCTGTGATCCGTAAGGATTTCGATTTCGTGCATCCTATCGGCCCGCAAGCCATCCCGCTGATGGAAAGTATCCGGCTAAGTGAAGCAGTATGTGTAAACGTACGGCGAAAAGAATATGTGAACAATCCTTATCATGGTGCTATGGATGTGGATTATTACATGCGTGCAGAAAAATATATTCGGGAGAAAGTAAAAGACCCGCACTTATATATCTTCTCAGATGATATCACCTGGTGCGAAGCCAACCTGCATTTTCAATCTCCCGCCACTTTCGTTCCTTTAACATATGCCGGGGAAAAATACAGGGATATCTTCAGGATGATGATCACCTGCAAACACTTCATTATCCCTAACAGCAGCTTTGGCTGGTGGGCTGCATGGTTATCTCAGAACGAAGGCAAACAGGTAGTGGCGCCCTTACAATGGTTTGCCAGTTTAGGCCCTAAAGACACACAAGACCTGTTGCCCGAAAGCTGGGTACGTTTATGA
- a CDS encoding TonB-dependent receptor — translation MRSYLKLLLFLLCFVALRSQAQTTQASIYGVVSDENKQLIPGASVMVKNQSTGFTSRTVTNSKGEYNIRELPLGGPYIVTVTYVGYADQQEKGSFLSQGDATRVNVVMKVSAVTMNEVKVVGNSLRNKTENFGAATTVTARDISKLPVNGRNFTTLIDLSPLSRGSNLSGQLASSTNFTIDGTTARNPTSGGGSNSRTGAPYIISMEAIREFKVVTNQYDVTYGRSGGGTVSTVTKAGTNTFTGSAFMFSRADWLSSPNDIRGVKRTNDFSTNQFGFSLGGPIIKDKAHFFLTWDRQADARPLQLADIRTPDDEKRLNITQSTLDQFQQIARSKYGVSNAPQFGSFDKKRSTDAVFARIDWQLNEKNLLTIRNNFINDRNFQGRDDNTAINMYEVYGDANTFNNSLLATLRTVLNPRVTNELKLQHLYTFEESVPNKQLPKQNIPRAIVERVQSTINSNNVFTSIQLGGQRYSPEHFYNNIVQLVDNVYFNTNKANFTFGTDIMYSHLNSLYGSEMNGRFYFTGMTNFDNKTPYRYAREIALAEDPSLNQNILNAGLYAQMQTRLGRGLEMILGLRADYTTYMNKANFNQTVYDQLGVRTDNPLNTFQVQPRIQFNWDINEKHTDYLRLGAGIFGSDINNYAMINNMLFDGTKVLSVDITGNNVPVPDFVEYRKDPSKAPGKELFDQLGLARIGTINTNAKDARIPVLYKANISYNHLFSDRLKAGITFFTSIARNNYMYVDRNMVDQPYFRLPNEGNRAVYVPAATINPTNGVADWTQGRKSTQVGRVLELNAGGKVNQYAFVVDANWRYFRDGEVTFSYTWNDAKDNTSYNGDVANTATLSLMVKEDPRNLSLMSYSDNQFRHKVVFYGTLPSWKGFSVGVRYSGLGGTRYSLAVNGNVNGDFVNSNDLAYIFDVNNPAVAEKYRTGINNILNNPSVDNSLKDYIRKSMGTVAERNAGINGFYGIWDLRIGKKFNIYKSHNIEISGDLFNIANLLNKGWGTNKSLGKQNIYSLGGFDAATTAYNYNVNVNTGVVTPSGNPWQIQFGIRYGF, via the coding sequence ATGAGATCCTACTTAAAACTCTTGCTATTCCTGCTTTGCTTTGTGGCCCTCCGGTCGCAGGCGCAAACCACACAGGCTTCCATCTATGGGGTTGTTTCAGATGAAAACAAACAGCTCATCCCCGGCGCTTCTGTGATGGTAAAAAATCAATCCACCGGCTTTACTTCCCGCACTGTCACCAATTCAAAAGGGGAATACAATATCCGGGAATTGCCACTGGGTGGCCCTTATATTGTAACGGTAACTTATGTTGGTTATGCAGACCAGCAGGAAAAAGGCAGTTTTCTCAGCCAGGGGGATGCCACCCGTGTAAATGTGGTTATGAAAGTTTCCGCAGTGACCATGAATGAAGTAAAAGTGGTAGGCAATTCGCTCCGCAACAAAACGGAAAACTTTGGGGCCGCAACCACCGTTACTGCCCGAGACATTTCCAAACTGCCGGTAAATGGCCGGAACTTCACTACCCTGATAGACCTCTCCCCGCTTAGCCGTGGCAGCAATTTATCAGGCCAGCTGGCTTCTTCCACCAACTTCACTATTGATGGTACCACAGCCAGGAACCCTACTTCCGGTGGAGGTTCCAACAGCCGCACAGGTGCTCCGTATATCATATCCATGGAAGCCATCCGTGAATTTAAAGTGGTCACCAATCAATACGACGTAACCTATGGCCGCAGTGGCGGAGGTACCGTAAGCACCGTAACAAAAGCTGGTACCAATACTTTCACCGGCTCTGCTTTTATGTTCAGCCGGGCAGACTGGCTCTCCAGTCCTAATGATATCCGTGGGGTTAAAAGAACCAATGATTTCTCTACCAATCAATTTGGCTTCTCCCTGGGAGGCCCTATCATCAAAGATAAAGCGCACTTCTTCCTTACCTGGGACCGCCAGGCAGATGCACGTCCATTGCAATTAGCAGACATCCGCACGCCTGATGACGAAAAGCGCCTGAACATTACACAATCCACACTGGACCAGTTCCAGCAGATAGCCCGCAGTAAATATGGCGTATCTAATGCACCGCAGTTTGGTTCTTTTGACAAGAAAAGAAGTACGGATGCAGTGTTTGCCCGTATCGACTGGCAGCTGAATGAAAAGAACCTCCTCACGATCCGGAATAACTTTATCAATGACCGCAACTTCCAGGGCCGCGATGATAATACTGCCATCAATATGTACGAAGTATATGGCGATGCCAATACCTTTAATAATAGCCTCCTTGCCACCCTGCGTACCGTATTGAATCCCCGGGTGACCAATGAGCTGAAGCTGCAGCACCTTTATACTTTTGAAGAAAGTGTACCCAATAAACAATTGCCCAAACAAAACATCCCGCGTGCTATTGTTGAAAGGGTACAATCTACCATCAACAGCAACAATGTATTTACTTCTATTCAGTTAGGAGGGCAGCGTTATTCGCCGGAACACTTCTACAATAACATCGTGCAACTGGTAGATAACGTATACTTCAATACCAACAAAGCTAATTTCACCTTTGGTACAGACATCATGTACAGCCATTTGAATTCACTGTACGGCAGTGAAATGAATGGCCGTTTTTATTTCACCGGTATGACCAATTTCGATAACAAAACACCTTACCGTTATGCCCGTGAAATAGCTCTTGCTGAAGATCCCAGTCTTAATCAGAATATCCTGAACGCCGGCCTTTATGCGCAGATGCAAACCCGCCTTGGCCGTGGCCTGGAAATGATCCTTGGATTACGTGCGGATTATACCACTTACATGAACAAAGCCAATTTCAATCAAACTGTATATGATCAGTTAGGCGTACGCACAGATAATCCACTGAATACATTCCAGGTGCAACCACGTATACAGTTCAACTGGGATATCAATGAAAAACACACAGATTACCTTCGCCTCGGCGCAGGGATCTTTGGATCTGATATCAACAACTATGCAATGATCAATAACATGTTGTTTGATGGGACCAAAGTACTCTCTGTTGATATCACAGGAAACAATGTACCAGTACCGGATTTTGTTGAATACAGGAAAGATCCTTCTAAAGCTCCCGGTAAGGAATTGTTCGACCAGTTAGGTCTTGCACGCATCGGTACAATAAATACCAATGCAAAGGACGCGCGCATCCCGGTATTATATAAAGCCAACATTTCCTACAATCACCTCTTCTCCGATCGCCTGAAAGCAGGTATCACCTTCTTCACCAGCATTGCCCGGAATAACTATATGTATGTGGACAGAAATATGGTGGATCAGCCATACTTCCGCCTGCCCAATGAAGGAAACCGCGCAGTGTATGTTCCTGCCGCAACAATCAACCCCACCAATGGTGTGGCTGACTGGACGCAGGGAAGAAAAAGCACACAGGTAGGCCGGGTACTGGAATTGAATGCCGGTGGTAAAGTGAACCAGTATGCTTTTGTAGTGGATGCGAACTGGCGTTATTTCAGAGATGGTGAAGTCACCTTCAGCTATACCTGGAATGATGCAAAAGACAACACCTCTTATAATGGAGACGTTGCCAATACCGCCACCCTCTCACTCATGGTAAAAGAAGATCCCCGTAACCTGAGCCTCATGAGTTATTCAGATAACCAGTTCCGTCATAAAGTAGTGTTCTATGGTACACTGCCCAGCTGGAAAGGTTTCAGCGTTGGTGTAAGGTATTCCGGACTGGGTGGTACCCGCTACTCCCTGGCAGTGAATGGTAATGTGAATGGAGACTTTGTAAACTCCAACGATCTGGCTTATATATTTGATGTAAATAATCCGGCCGTAGCTGAAAAATACCGCACCGGTATTAACAACATCCTGAACAATCCCAGTGTAGATAACAGCCTGAAAGATTACATCCGAAAAAGCATGGGCACCGTTGCTGAACGGAATGCTGGTATCAATGGCTTCTATGGTATCTGGGACCTTCGGATCGGTAAAAAATTCAATATTTACAAAAGCCACAACATTGAGATCTCCGGCGATCTCTTTAACATAGCCAACCTCCTGAATAAGGGTTGGGGTACTAACAAATCCCTCGGAAAACAGAATATCTATTCACTCGGTGGATTCGATGCAGCCACCACCGCCTATAATTATAATGTGAATGTGAATACCGGCGTAGTAACGCCATCCGGTAATCCCTGGCAGATACAGTTTGGTATACGTTATGGATTTTAA
- a CDS encoding gluconate 2-dehydrogenase subunit 3 family protein produces MDKLIKRRAAIRNLLIIAGGAMVLPACYRNSGKASIALQNLTISEDEENLLAELTETLIPETTTPGAKSLKLHLFVLKMVDDCYTADNQKLFVEGLKGFNDHFSKQAGTSFADASPEKRQEVLKSIQDIKQKDDPVKKFYDITKSKTIQGYLSSKYVMTNIVKYELVPGRYNGYFPA; encoded by the coding sequence ATGGATAAATTAATCAAGAGAAGGGCGGCCATCCGCAATTTATTGATCATAGCGGGAGGGGCGATGGTACTTCCGGCCTGTTACAGGAACTCCGGGAAAGCCAGTATAGCCTTGCAGAACCTCACCATCAGCGAAGACGAGGAAAACCTGCTGGCTGAATTAACAGAAACACTTATTCCTGAAACAACCACCCCCGGTGCGAAGTCGCTCAAACTACACCTCTTTGTATTAAAGATGGTAGACGACTGCTACACGGCAGATAATCAAAAGCTGTTCGTGGAAGGACTGAAAGGATTTAACGACCACTTCTCAAAACAGGCCGGTACTTCCTTTGCCGATGCTTCCCCGGAAAAAAGGCAGGAAGTATTAAAGAGTATCCAGGACATTAAGCAAAAAGACGATCCCGTTAAAAAATTCTACGACATCACGAAAAGCAAAACCATACAGGGATACCTCAGTTCCAAATACGTGATGACCAATATTGTAAAATACGAATTAGTGCCCGGCAGGTATAACGGTTATTTCCCGGCATAA
- a CDS encoding GMC family oxidoreductase → MANLTIDSVKERTFDVIVIGSGASGGWAAKEFTEKGLKTLVLERGRPVEHVKDYPTTNMFPYEFEHRNEIPRKEQEENPIVNRCYAYHEDTRHFFVKDAEHPYVQEKPFDWIRGYQVGGKSLLWARQTQRWSDFDFEGPARDEFAVDWPIRYKDIAPWYSYVERFAGISGNKDGLAELPDGEFLPAFPLNAAEDHFKNALKAKFPNRYLISARCAHLSKPNQIHFDQGRVQCQNRVLCQRGCPFGGYFSSNASTLPWAQKTGNLTLRPFSVVHSIIYDEGKGKATGVKVIDTNTKEEIDFFARVVFVNASALNTNLILLNSTSNRFPQGLGNDNGLMGKYVAFHNYSATISAEYNGLLEYKTDGRNPAGGGYIPRFRNVFKQETDFLRGYAAAFSARRAESRNSKGVGEELKNSLVKPELGPWQVGSHMMGETIPKENNYVRLDKSQKDAWGVPLISVKVEYDENDRQIRKDYYEQMREMFEAAGFTNIKTRDTDRNPGLDIHEMGGVRMGHDPKTSLLNGWHQLHACKNVFVTDGACMTSTGTQNPTLTYMAFTARAADYAMNEMKKQNL, encoded by the coding sequence ATGGCAAACCTTACAATAGATAGTGTAAAAGAACGCACCTTTGATGTGATCGTTATCGGTTCCGGTGCCAGTGGCGGATGGGCAGCCAAAGAGTTTACGGAAAAAGGATTGAAAACACTGGTGCTGGAACGTGGCCGCCCGGTGGAACATGTGAAGGACTATCCCACTACCAACATGTTCCCCTACGAATTTGAACACCGTAATGAGATCCCGCGGAAAGAACAGGAGGAAAATCCTATCGTCAACCGCTGTTATGCTTATCATGAGGACACCCGGCATTTTTTTGTAAAAGATGCGGAACATCCCTACGTACAAGAGAAACCCTTCGACTGGATCAGGGGTTACCAGGTAGGTGGTAAATCACTGCTTTGGGCAAGGCAAACACAACGCTGGAGCGATTTTGATTTTGAAGGCCCTGCCCGCGATGAATTCGCAGTGGACTGGCCTATCCGTTATAAAGACATTGCACCCTGGTACAGTTATGTTGAACGTTTTGCCGGTATTTCCGGGAATAAAGACGGCCTGGCAGAACTACCGGATGGTGAATTCCTTCCCGCTTTTCCCCTCAATGCGGCAGAAGATCATTTCAAAAATGCACTGAAAGCAAAATTCCCCAACCGGTATTTGATCAGTGCCCGCTGTGCGCATCTTTCCAAACCCAACCAGATCCATTTTGATCAGGGACGGGTGCAATGCCAGAACCGGGTCCTTTGCCAGCGCGGCTGCCCCTTCGGTGGATATTTCAGCAGCAATGCCTCTACCCTTCCCTGGGCACAGAAAACAGGCAACCTTACTTTACGGCCTTTTTCTGTGGTACACTCCATTATATATGATGAAGGAAAAGGAAAGGCTACCGGCGTGAAAGTGATAGATACCAATACAAAAGAAGAAATAGACTTTTTTGCCAGAGTTGTTTTCGTGAATGCCTCGGCTCTCAATACCAATCTCATTCTGCTCAACTCTACATCCAACAGGTTCCCGCAGGGACTGGGTAATGATAACGGCTTAATGGGTAAGTATGTGGCCTTCCATAATTACAGCGCTACCATCAGCGCAGAATACAACGGACTGCTGGAATATAAAACTGACGGAAGGAATCCGGCGGGAGGTGGTTACATCCCCCGCTTCCGGAATGTATTCAAACAGGAAACAGATTTCCTGCGTGGTTATGCCGCCGCATTCAGCGCAAGGCGTGCAGAATCCCGCAATTCCAAAGGAGTAGGAGAAGAATTAAAGAACAGCCTCGTGAAACCAGAATTAGGACCATGGCAGGTAGGCTCACATATGATGGGCGAAACCATTCCTAAAGAAAATAATTATGTGCGGCTGGATAAAAGCCAGAAAGATGCATGGGGCGTACCCCTGATCAGTGTGAAGGTTGAGTATGATGAAAACGACCGGCAGATCAGAAAGGATTATTACGAACAGATGCGCGAAATGTTTGAAGCCGCCGGATTCACCAATATAAAAACACGCGATACAGATCGTAACCCCGGATTGGATATCCATGAAATGGGCGGCGTACGCATGGGCCACGATCCCAAAACATCTTTATTGAATGGCTGGCATCAGCTGCATGCCTGTAAGAATGTATTTGTGACAGATGGCGCCTGCATGACCTCAACAGGTACGCAGAACCCAACACTCACTTATATGGCTTTCACTGCCAGGGCTGCAGATTATGCGATGAACGAAATGAAAAAACAAAACCTATAA
- a CDS encoding NAD(P)-dependent oxidoreductase, with the protein MVRAFLGMGLLGTNFVKALLDKGVEVQVWNRSPEKATALEAAGAKAFTAAADAVKGADHIHIAVKDDTSVNQVLAAAVPGLKAGAVIIDHTTTSAEGAIQRTKEWKEKGFTYLHAPVFMGPANAREGSGYMLVSGDQAVIEKVKPLLDKMTGKLINFGSEEGKAAGMKLVGNCFLVTFAAGLADTLSLGKALHISAQDIGSLFDIWNPAQMLPTRLQRMSSGEYDKASWELNMARKDTQLFMNTVENSNGTLAVIPAIAAEMDRWIEKGFGNSDWTVIAKNAVS; encoded by the coding sequence ATGGTAAGAGCATTTTTAGGTATGGGACTGTTAGGAACAAATTTCGTGAAGGCCCTGTTGGATAAAGGTGTGGAGGTACAGGTATGGAACAGGAGCCCGGAGAAAGCAACAGCGCTGGAAGCAGCAGGTGCCAAAGCATTTACGGCAGCAGCAGATGCTGTAAAAGGGGCAGATCATATACATATTGCTGTGAAGGACGATACCAGTGTAAACCAGGTATTGGCAGCAGCTGTTCCGGGTCTGAAAGCTGGTGCAGTGATCATTGATCATACCACTACTTCTGCTGAGGGCGCTATACAGCGTACAAAGGAATGGAAAGAAAAAGGATTTACCTATCTGCATGCGCCCGTATTTATGGGACCTGCCAATGCAAGAGAAGGGAGTGGTTACATGCTGGTATCAGGAGATCAGGCAGTGATTGAAAAAGTAAAACCATTACTGGATAAGATGACGGGGAAGCTGATCAATTTCGGGTCCGAAGAAGGAAAGGCTGCAGGGATGAAATTAGTTGGTAATTGTTTCCTCGTAACCTTTGCAGCAGGATTGGCGGATACTTTATCTCTTGGTAAAGCATTGCATATTTCCGCGCAGGATATCGGGTCACTGTTTGATATCTGGAATCCTGCACAAATGTTGCCTACCCGCCTTCAGCGTATGAGCAGCGGAGAATATGATAAGGCTTCCTGGGAATTGAACATGGCGAGGAAGGATACGCAGCTGTTTATGAACACGGTGGAAAATAGCAATGGAACATTGGCTGTAATACCTGCTATTGCAGCTGAGATGGACCGCTGGATAGAAAAAGGTTTCGGTAACAGTGATTGGACGGTGATTGCAAAGAACGCCGTATCATAA